Proteins encoded in a region of the Neodiprion virginianus isolate iyNeoVirg1 chromosome 2, iyNeoVirg1.1, whole genome shotgun sequence genome:
- the LOC124297242 gene encoding reticulon-1-A isoform X6, which produces MAITKPELEALIYWRDPKKSGIVFGVTLGVLLSLAYFSLISVLAYLSLITLIGTVAFRVYKTVLQAVQKTSDGHPFKDVLDVDLNVPAEKVHDIADVAVAHANAAIAELRRLFLVEDLVDSLKFGVLLWCLTYLGAWFNGMTLIIIGVVALFTLPKVYETNKTQIDQNVELVRGKINDLTSKVKAAIPIGKKSEPTKEE; this is translated from the exons ttgAGGCCCTGATCTACTGGCGCGACCCTAAGAAGTCTGGAATAGTATTCGGCGTGACTCTTGGAGTGCTCCTGTCTCTAGCCTACTTCAGTCTAATCAGCGTGCTGGCCTATCTCTCCCTCATCACCCTGATCGGTACAGTCGCTTTCCGCGTATACAAAACTGTCCTGCAAGCAGTTCAGAAGACATCAGATGGGCATCCTTTCAA GGACGTTTTGGATGTCGACCTCAATGTGCCAGCTGAAAAAGTCCACGACATCGCTGACGTTGCAGTTGCTCACGCAAATGCCGCCATTGCTGAATTGCGCAGACTCTTTCTAGTCGAGGATCTGGTCGATTCCCTCAAGTTCGGTGTTCTTTTGTGGTGCCTCACTTACCTCGGTGCTTGGTTCAATGGCATGACCCTTATCATCATCG GTGTGGTCGCTCTGTTCACGTTGCCGAAAGTCTATGAGACGAACAAGACGCAGATCGACCAGAACGTCGAACTTGTTCGtggaaaaattaacgatttaaCTTCCAA AGTGAAGGCAGCCATCCCTATTGGCAAAAAGTCCGAGCCAACGAAGGAGGAGTAA
- the LOC124297242 gene encoding reticulon-1-A isoform X5, giving the protein MVRKNLSRQPVHVLPERGPVEALIYWRDPKKSGIVFGVTLGVLLSLAYFSLISVLAYLSLITLIGTVAFRVYKTVLQAVQKTSDGHPFKDVLDVDLNVPAEKVHDIADVAVAHANAAIAELRRLFLVEDLVDSLKFGVLLWCLTYLGAWFNGMTLIIIGVVALFTLPKVYETNKTQIDQNVELVRGKINDLTSKVKAAIPIGKKSEPTKEE; this is encoded by the exons ttgAGGCCCTGATCTACTGGCGCGACCCTAAGAAGTCTGGAATAGTATTCGGCGTGACTCTTGGAGTGCTCCTGTCTCTAGCCTACTTCAGTCTAATCAGCGTGCTGGCCTATCTCTCCCTCATCACCCTGATCGGTACAGTCGCTTTCCGCGTATACAAAACTGTCCTGCAAGCAGTTCAGAAGACATCAGATGGGCATCCTTTCAA GGACGTTTTGGATGTCGACCTCAATGTGCCAGCTGAAAAAGTCCACGACATCGCTGACGTTGCAGTTGCTCACGCAAATGCCGCCATTGCTGAATTGCGCAGACTCTTTCTAGTCGAGGATCTGGTCGATTCCCTCAAGTTCGGTGTTCTTTTGTGGTGCCTCACTTACCTCGGTGCTTGGTTCAATGGCATGACCCTTATCATCATCG GTGTGGTCGCTCTGTTCACGTTGCCGAAAGTCTATGAGACGAACAAGACGCAGATCGACCAGAACGTCGAACTTGTTCGtggaaaaattaacgatttaaCTTCCAA AGTGAAGGCAGCCATCCCTATTGGCAAAAAGTCCGAGCCAACGAAGGAGGAGTAA